In a single window of the Centropristis striata isolate RG_2023a ecotype Rhode Island chromosome 18, C.striata_1.0, whole genome shotgun sequence genome:
- the knl1 gene encoding uncharacterized protein knl1 — MEPLDPAKNDKGSGFSKRRISSILKAPRKSVSFPEPQQQENVVECVKPVDKRNSRRVSFAPANDVLLFSKDAKNASPTQSHSQEIITTAAASQNRVQVDVPEDGIQPIMGMETLLNAPLHASQQRDMVNFDMQQDLGEKTVMFSDDAFMDMTQSQTINIASDAELFADISLHNHDTLSTRGEKSVMFTANDGSMDTTLCHTANTTSRSVSLPASRNVDFSGEKINISSSVASLDPGFSDFLASLSKASVPSVNPGVTRMRPPAGASSEASNGSLPQVKTHKADVDKENKAPPSIFAVMEKPLNASRKTGDQSFGSALWPEDDVNMGDDDDDDDPFQGFFSSKEMYSKRVSKTAEKTKQQISKTPTSSSNPKDMTSLKNPPLHDSSQRHKVNLDKRDERQDKTVMFTADEDFMDMTQSHTANIASGSLAPPNQNLSGFLSSLSKPGASSGKPALPKMAPSTAASSKDTVNANSSLPQLKSIVGKENQSTRSSGESFNGGTICSENDVSMDMTEAQTGRILGIAGSDDAFQFLFPTQDTYSHGESLKKVETTSGQKSSKKRLSSVNCAGMETSFRQSLKTKVQRNPAKFDTEDNCGERTVRFSANDACMDVTQSHTVNIATDLGFLPTCGEKTVRFNANDAAMDMTQCLTVNIDSNLVSDSVLPVMKQAGACGLPQNRSSSARSLDPKSNTSLSKPSGTMPTAEQFSNIDDSLSGVTICPEDDISMDMTEAQTGRILGTTDTDNPLQCLFPTQDKYPNSLKTAVMTSQQQHNEARRSTNNKGMETSLTASLKMKMHQVKFDAEADYRDKTVRFTADDACMDVTKSHTVNIATDLQLQSHRNADFLPACGEKTMRFTANDAAMDVTKSHTVNIATDVQLQLHQNVDFLPSGGEKTVRFTAVDACMDATRSHTVNIATGFHNEDFLPTYGEKTMRFTANDAAMDVTKSHTVNIATDLQLQSCQNVGFIPASGEKTMRFTATDAAMDVTKSHTVNIATDFEPRSHQNLDFLPACRERTKRFTANDAAMDVTKSHTVNIATDLQLQSHQNVDFLPACGEKTLRFTATDATMDVTKSHTVNIATDFEPRSHQNVDFLPACGEKTKRFTANDAAMDVTKSHTVNIATDFEPRSHQNVDYVQACGENTKRFTATDATMDVTKCLTVNIASNSVPDSLLPYQDADSLSSHENVDLPLSAKKTHRPQRNQSSSALTLDPSFKNSLSRPSGSGLNPVITEVVAPAAWSSEETEGIIDFLHQPETQRPDVDTEKEAPGFISAFVEKPVNKSMTVGPENNVNNGMTEAQTGCILRRAYTDEPLQYPSSTLDLYPNSDHMKKTEVTLQERIEAQGSPISDGVGNLPDSLDSNEPDTKKEREPINQICTSSQKIESPPSVVGHEVDAAPSRKSRQMILADLQTKLRRLSHVINAAPDTTAMDSCTASLPHLEQDADKNSDDKTKSLPVTEPDLEMGLPNTQENTQDECPVQEEQQPSTSTTPFKLKTQQLLSRLSMGNFQAKLPQRSKPDDPKKVNSVGDHTRTVTANFTNHLSDYEEDMSNIYDEELGSCEDMSETLDMMSPQKATERVTASYKFNIDEELLQDDVFEQDFISAVHGTKRPLPEDEVYEEEEKRMKTSNEVAADAETSHFVEGDGNTPTAPGMTTKDYFNSSHTAGSRCEATFESTLKQSLMESQLEGYASDIQRKFDDGTVTVLEFFKIFNIDFVIHNPRQSVLPGRFLSDEDRTPLDLLKDRHINRPKQLVYEADVLNLTEKVEGLKVRMRDLDRPLKTVNRPLWEEVINCSEQEIKCFGAKLKERNNLFRKMSKVQSHEMKEVLYSNLVQANLEEQQKLRGKLEEADAMLKSLDDCICELETELAAVEEKGSEDKPSLKSLQEEMQKVTEALADNDRQISELEMQKQQNSNKLNRLKAETRNLESHVTALHMLSEWKFGEKGDNFTVFTFLHETLHLQLVYEKSNGNDADNQSERKISDITFKIQLDADKSQGHACLVHKLLSQYIEGETDWVEKYPTSRHVPALLHDVSLVVSRCRLLGEELRLLKMWGGLRLNVLNISCVDTRVHIIFSSLKTVSKFEVIFSVSLINHLYALQVQSFKNTIGNTAIQQIEEIVASFSPAKNLLTKIVKKIHENLLR, encoded by the exons ATGGAGCCTCTGGATCCTGCCAAGAATGA TAAAGGCAGTGGATTCTCCAAGCGGCGCATTTCTTCG attttaaaagcACCACGGAAATCTGTCAGCTTCCCTGAGCCACAGCAACAGGAAAATGTG GTGGAGTGTGTCAAACCAGTGGACAAGAGGAATTCAAGAAGAGTCAGTTTTGCCCCTGCCAATGATGTTCTTCTGTTTTCAAA GGATGCAAAAAATGCCTCTCCAACACAAAGTCATTCACAGGAGATAATAACAA CAGCGGCAGCCTCACAAAATAG GGTCCAAGTGGATGTCCCTGAAGATGGGATTCAACCAATTATGG GAATGGAAACCCTATTGAATGCTCCTCTACATGCTTCTCAACAAAGGGATATG GTCAACTTTGATATGCAGCAGGACCTTGGGGAAAAAACGGTGATGTTTTCAGACGATGCTTTCATGGACATGACCCAAAGTCAAACCATAAACATTGCTAGTGATGCAGAATTATTTGCAGATATTTCCCTCCACAACCATGACACTTTATCCACTAGAGGAGAGAAATCCGTAATGTTCACTGCCAATGATGGATCCATGGATACGACCCTGTGTCATACTGCAAATACGACGAGCCGGTCTGTTTCATTACCCGCTAGCAGAAACGTAGATTTCAGTGGAGAGAAGATAAACATATCCTCATCAGTGGCTTCTTTGGATCCTGGATTTAGCGACTTCCTTGCAAGTCTCTCTAAAGCCAGTGTCCCCAGCGTTAATCCTGGGGTCACCAGAATGAGGCCTCCTGCTGGAGCATCCTCAGAGGCATCAAACGGCTCCCTGCCCCAGGTTAAAACTCATAAAGCTGATGTCgataaagaaaacaaggctcCGCCTTCAATTTTTGCTGTGATGGAGAAGCCACTAAACGCATCGAGGAAGACTGGTGATCAATCTTTTGGAAGTGCACTCTGGCCAGAAGATGATGTAAACatgggtgatgatgatgatgatgatgacccctttcagggttttttttccagcaaagAAATGTACTCCAAAAGAGTGTCAAAGACTGCAGAGAAGACCAAACAGCAGATCAGTAAAACACCAACATCATCATCCAACCCTAAAG ATATGACATCCTTGAAGAACCCTCCTCTGCATGATTCTTCTCAAAGACACAAG GTCAACCTTGATAAAAGAGATGAACgccaagataaaacagtaatgTTTACTGCAGATGAGGACTTTATGGATATGACTCAGAGTCACACGGCCAACATTGCCAGTGGTTCATTAGCTCCTCCAAACCAAAACTTGTCTGGCTTCCTTTCAAGTCTCTCTAAACCAGGGGCCTCCAGTGGTAAACCTGCACTACCAAAAATGGCACCTTCTACTGCAGCATCCTCTAAGGACACTGTCAACGCAAACAGCTCCCTGCCCCAGCTTAAGAGTATAGTTGGTAAAGAAAATCAGTCAACCAGGAGCTCTGGAGAGTCATTCAATGGAGGAACAATCTGTTCTGAAAATGATGTAAGCATGGACATGACTGAAGCTCAGACAGGCCGCATTCTGGGTATCGCTGGCTCAGATGATGCTTTCCAGTTTCTTTTTCCCACGCAAGACACGTACAGCCATGGTGAAAGTCTGAAGAAAGTAGAGACTACTTCAGGACAGAAGAGCAGCAAAAAACGACTGTCATCTGTCAACTGTGCAG GTATGGAAACATCATTCAGGCAATCTTTGAAGACAAAGGTGCAAAGAAATCCG gccAAATTTGATACCGAAGACAACTGCGGAGAGAGAACTGTGAGGTTTTCTGCAAACGATGCCTGTATGGATGTCACACAAAGTCACACTGTAAACATCGCCACGGATTTGGGTTTTTTGCCTACATGCGGAGAGAAAACAGTGAGGTTCAATGCAAACGATGCAGCTATGGATATGACCCAGTGCCTTACTGTGAATATTGACAGTAATTTAGTATCTGATTCAGTTCTCCCTGTAATGAAACAAGCTGGGGCATGTGGTCTGCCTCAAAACAGATCTTCATCAGCACGCAGTTTGGATCCAAAATCTAATACAAGCCTCTCAAAACCAAGTGGAACGATGCCTACAGCTGAACAATTCTCCAACATTGACGACTCTTTAAGTGGAGTTACAATCTGTCCAGAAGATGACATAAGCATGGACATGACTGAAGCTCAAACAGGCAGAATTTTAGGAaccacagatacagataatCCTCTTCAGTGTCTTTTTCCCACACAAGATAAGTACCCCAATAGTTTGAAGACAGCAGTGATGACTTCACAACAGCAGCACAATGAAGCACGGAGATCAACCAACAATAAAG GTATGGAAACCTCATTGACTGCTTCTCTGAAGATGAAGATGCATCAG GTCAAGTTTGATGCTGAAGCCGACTACAGAGACAAAACAGTGAGGTTTACTGCAGACGACGCCTGTATGGATGTGACGAAAAGTCACACTGTAAACATCGCCACTGATTTACAACTGCAGTCACACCGAAATGCGGACTTTTTACCTGCTTGTGGAGAGAAAACCATGAGGTTCACTGCAAATGACGCAGCAATGGATGTGACAAAAAGTCACACTGTAAACATTGCCACTGATGTACAACTGCAGCTGCACCAAAATGTGGACTTTCTACCTTCTGGCGGAGAGAAAACAGTGAGGTTTACTGCTGTCGACGCCTGTATGGATGCAACAAGGAGTCACACTGTAAACATTGCCACTGGCTTTCACAATGAGGACTTTCTACCTACATATGGAGAGAAAACAATGAGGTTCACTGCAAATGACGCAGCAATGGATGTGACGAAAAGTCACACTGTAAACATTGCCACTGATTTACAGCTACAGTCTTGCCAAAATGTGGGCTTTATTCCTGCAAGCGGAGAGAAAACAATGAGATTCACTGCAACTGATGCAGCCATGGATGTGACGAAAAGTCACACTGTCAACATTGCCACTGATTTCGAACCCCGGTCACACCAAAATCTGGACTTCTTACCGGCTTGCAGAGAGAGAACAAAGAGGTTCACTGCTAATGACGCAGCTATGGATGTGACGAAAAGTCACACTGTCAACATAGCCACTGATTTACAGCTGCAGTCACACCAAAATGTGGACTTTTTACCTGCTTGTGGAGAGAAAACACTGAGGTTCACTGCCACTGATGCAACCATGGATGTGACGAAAAGTCACACCGTCAACATTGCCACTGATTTCGAACCCCGGTCACACCAAAATGTGGACTTTTTACCGGCTTGCGGAGAGAAGACTAAGAGATTCACTGCAAATGATGCAGCTATGGATGTGACGAAAAGTCACACTGTCAACATAGCCACTGATTTCGAACCCCGGTCACACCAAAATGTGGATTATGTACAAGCATGCGGAGAGAATACAAAGAGGTTCACTGCAACTGATGCCACCATGGATGTGACTAAGTGCCTCACAGTCAATATTGCAAGCAATTCAGTACCAGATTCACTTCTCCCATACCAAGATGCGGACAGTTTATCCAGTCATGAAAATGTGGATTTACCTTTATCTGCAAAGAAGACACATCGTCCACAGAGAAACCAATCTTCATCAGCACTCACTTTGGATCCAAGCTTTAAAAACTCCTTGTCCAGGCCGAGTGGCTCTGGGCTTAATCCTGTGATCACAGAAGTAGTGGCTCCTGCTGCATGGTCCTCTGAAGAAACTGAAGGCATAATTGACTTCCTGCATCAACCTGAAACGCAGAGGCCAGATGTGGATACTGAAAAGGAAGCTCCAGGATTTATTTCAGCTTTCGTGGAGAAGCCAGTAAATAAATCTATGACCGTCGGCCCAGAGAACAATGTAAACAACGGCATGACTGAAGCTCAAACAGGCTGCATTTTGAGACGAGCGTATACAGATGAGCCACTTCAGTACCCTTCTTCCACTCTGGACTTGTACCCAAATTCTGACCATATGAAGAAAACAGAGGTTACTTTACAAGAAAGAATTGAAGCACAGGGATCACCTATCAGTGACGGAGTGGGAAACCTTCCAGATTCTCTTGACTCAAATGAACCTGACACCAAGAAGGAACGCGAACCAATTAATCAAATTTGCACTTCATCACAGAAGATTGAAAGTCCACCCAGTGTTGTTGGCCATGAAGTTGATGCTGCACCTTCACGGAAGTCTAGACAAATGATTTTAGCTGATCTTCAGACAAAATTAAGGCGTTTGAGCCATGTAATCAATGCAGCTCCTGATACTACTGCCATGGACAGCTGCACAGCATCTTTGCCTCATTTGGAACAGGACGCGGACAAAAACTCAGACGACAAAACCAAATCCCTTCCTGTAACAGAGCCTGACCTCGAAATGGGTTTGCCAAACactcaagaaaacacacaagatGAATGTCCTGTGCAAGAAGAACAACAACCCTCTACTTCAACAACTCCTTTCAAGTTGAAGACTCAACAACTTTTGTCAAGACTTTCAATGGGAAACTTTCAGGCCAAACTCCCCCAAAGAAGCAAACCAGATGATCCAAAGAAGGTGAATTCAGTGGGAGATCATACGAGGACAGTCACCGCCAATTTCACTAATCACCTAAGCGACTATGAAGAGGATATGAGCAATATTTACGATGAAGAGCTTGGTAGCTGTGAAGATATGTCGGAAACGCTGGACATGATGAGTCCTCAGAAAGCCACTGAAAGAGTGACTGCTTCCTACAAGTTCAACATAGATGAAGAGCTTTTACAGGACGATGTATTTGAACAGGACTTTATTAGTGCTGTCCATGGAACAAAAAGACCTTTGCCAGAAGATGAAGTTtatgaggaggaagagaagagaatgAAAACTTCCAATGAGGTGGCTGCTGATGCTGAAACT TCTCATTTTGTGGAGGGTGACGGTAACACTCCTACAGCTCCAGGCATGACTACGAAAGATTACTTCAACAGCAGTCACACAGCCGGCAGCAGATGTGAGGCGACATTTGAATCAA CTCTTAAACAAAGCCTGATGGAATCCCAGCTTGAAGGCTACGCCAGTGATATACAGAGg AAATTCGATGATGGCACCGTAACAGTGTTGGAGTTCTTTAAAATCTTCAACATAGACTTTGTCATCCATAACCCTCGACAAAGcgttcttcctggcaga TTTTTGTCAGACGAAGATCGAACACCGCTGGATTTACTGAAAGACAGACACATCAACCGTCCTAAACAGTTGGTGTACGAGGCGGATGTCCTCAACCTCACAGAGAAGGTGGAGGG gtTGAAGGTGCGAATGCGGGACCTAGACAGACCACTGAAGACTGTTAACAGACCTTTGTGGGAGGAAGTGATAAATTGTTCAGAACAAGAG ATCAAGTGTTTCGGAGCAAAACTAAAAGAGAGGAATAACCTCTTCAGAAAGATGAGCAAAGTTCAGTCACATGAAATGAAGGAGGTTTTGTACTCAAATCTTGTGCAGGCGAATCTG gaggagcagcagaagtTGAGAGGAAAGCTCGAAGAAGCAGATGCGATGCTAAAAAGTTTGGATGACTGCATTTGTGAATTAGAAACAG AACTCGCTGCAGTCGAAGAAAAAGGCTCCGAAGACAAACCAAGTCTGAAATCTCTTCAGGAAG aAATGCAGAAAGTCACTGAGGCTTTGGCAGATAATGACCG ACAAATATCTGAACTGGAGATGCAGAAGCAGCAGAattcaaataaactgaacaGACTGAAAGCAGAGACGAGGAACCTCGAGAGCCACGTCACCGCGCTGCATAT GTTGAGTGAATGGAAGTTTGGGGAGAAGGGAGACAACTTTACCGTCTTCACCTTCCTCCATGAGACCTTGCATCTACAGTTGGTGTATGAAAAATCAAATG gaaATGATGCTGATAATCAGTCTGAGAGGAAAATATCAGACATCACATTCAAAATTCAACTTGATG CTGATAAGTCACAGGGTCACGCCTGCCTCGTTCACAAACTGCTCTCTCAGTACATCGAGGGAGAAACTGACTGGGTGGAGAAGTATCCAACGAGCAGACACGTTCCAGCA CTGCTCCATGATGTGAGTCTGGTGGTGAGTCGCTGTCGTCTGCTGGGAGAAGAGCTGCGTCTGCTGAAGATGTGGGGAGGTCTCAGGCTCAATGTCCTCAACATCAGCTGTGTGGACACTCG AGTGCACATTATCTTCAGCTCTCTCAAGACAGTTTCCAAGTTCGAGGTGATCTTCTCTGTCAGTTTGATCAACCACCTCTATGCCCTTCAAGTGCAGAGCTTCAAAAATACGATCGGAAACACAGC AATCCAGCAGATTGAGGAGATTgtagcatctttcagtccaGCCAAGAATCTCCTGACGAAGATTGTcaaaaaaattcatgaaaatTTGCTCCGTTGA